The proteins below are encoded in one region of Gambusia affinis linkage group LG07, SWU_Gaff_1.0, whole genome shotgun sequence:
- the LOC122833895 gene encoding C-type mannose receptor 2-like isoform X2: MKDMERLNISAGGQRAAWIGLISKPEFTRTWYWSLSGVEFNQSETNWNQEEPNDGGTQDYENCVAVDKNLKWLDYGCQWPQYFLCYDETDPTHKYQLIKEMKTWQKAQSYCREKHTDLISGTKQLKDEEVKTVMNFGFQYLYIGLFRDTWRWSDGSSFSVRHWNNELNNPKSVRDLCAMIDDGGRWKNESCTERNPFICYDDKFILIKEKMNWEDALYYCRENHHDLVTITNMDDQRWIQEKVQNASTSYVWTGLRYTCTLDLWFWVSDEVVSYKNWAEGEPVDKCDMSGAMETGGKHQWRKKNDLEEFNFICSKK, translated from the exons ATGAAGGACATGGAGAGACTCAACATCtcagctggaggtcagagggCAGCTTGGATTGGTCTGATCAGTAAACCAGAATTTACCAGAACATGGTACTGGTCTCTGTCTGGAGTGGAGTTCAATCAAAGTGAGACAAACTGGAACCAAGAAGAACCAAATGATGGAGGAACTCAAGATTACGAGAACTGTGTGGCTGTGGATAAAAATCTCAAATGGCTAGATTACGGTTGCCAGTGGCCTCAATATTTCCTCTGCTATGATG AAACTGATCCAACCCATAAATATCAGCTGATTAAAGAGATGAAGACCTGGCAGAAAGCTCAGAgttactgcagagagaaacacacagacctgATCAGTGGAACGAAGCAACTAAAGGATGAAGAAGTGAAGACAGTGATGAACTTTGGTTTCCAATACCTATATATTGGTCTGTTCAGAGACACCTGGAGGTGGTCAGATGGAAGCAGTTTCTCTGTCAGACACTGGAATAATGAATTAAACAATCCAAAATCTGTCAGAGATCTTTGTGCCATGATTGATGATGGAGGCAGATGGAAGAATGAGAGCTGTACTGAAAGAAATCCCTTCATCTGTTATGATG ATAAATTTATCCTGATCAAAGAGAAGATGAACTGGGAGGACGCCTTGTACTACTGCAGAGAGAACCACCATGACCTGGTCACCATCACCAACATGGATGATCAGAGATGGATCCAGGAGAAAGTCCAGAACGCATCGACTAGTTATGTCTGGACGGGTCTGCGCTACACCTGCACTCTAGATTTGTGGTTCTGGGTCAGTGATGAGGTGGTCAGCTATAAGAACTGGGCCGAAGGTGAACCGGTGGACAAATGTGACATGTCTGGAGCCATGGAGACGGGAGGAAAACAtcagtggaggaagaaaaacgATCTTGaggaatttaatttcatttgttctaaaaagtaa
- the LOC122833895 gene encoding C-type mannose receptor 2-like isoform X1 — protein MQWSLILLFLMAQCCFMDCQLYEYLYINQNKNWTEAQQYCRENHTDLATVTNMKDMERLNISAGGQRAAWIGLISKPEFTRTWYWSLSGVEFNQSETNWNQEEPNDGGTQDYENCVAVDKNLKWLDYGCQWPQYFLCYDETDPTHKYQLIKEMKTWQKAQSYCREKHTDLISGTKQLKDEEVKTVMNFGFQYLYIGLFRDTWRWSDGSSFSVRHWNNELNNPKSVRDLCAMIDDGGRWKNESCTERNPFICYDDKFILIKEKMNWEDALYYCRENHHDLVTITNMDDQRWIQEKVQNASTSYVWTGLRYTCTLDLWFWVSDEVVSYKNWAEGEPVDKCDMSGAMETGGKHQWRKKNDLEEFNFICSKK, from the exons ATGCAGTGGAGTCTGATTCTGCTCTTCCTGATGG CTCAGTGTTGTTTCATGGACTGTCAGCTCTATGAGTATCTCTACATTAATCAGAATAAGAACTGGACTGAAGCTCAGCAGTACTGCAGAGAGAATCACACTGACCTGGCCACAGTGACCAACATGAAGGACATGGAGAGACTCAACATCtcagctggaggtcagagggCAGCTTGGATTGGTCTGATCAGTAAACCAGAATTTACCAGAACATGGTACTGGTCTCTGTCTGGAGTGGAGTTCAATCAAAGTGAGACAAACTGGAACCAAGAAGAACCAAATGATGGAGGAACTCAAGATTACGAGAACTGTGTGGCTGTGGATAAAAATCTCAAATGGCTAGATTACGGTTGCCAGTGGCCTCAATATTTCCTCTGCTATGATG AAACTGATCCAACCCATAAATATCAGCTGATTAAAGAGATGAAGACCTGGCAGAAAGCTCAGAgttactgcagagagaaacacacagacctgATCAGTGGAACGAAGCAACTAAAGGATGAAGAAGTGAAGACAGTGATGAACTTTGGTTTCCAATACCTATATATTGGTCTGTTCAGAGACACCTGGAGGTGGTCAGATGGAAGCAGTTTCTCTGTCAGACACTGGAATAATGAATTAAACAATCCAAAATCTGTCAGAGATCTTTGTGCCATGATTGATGATGGAGGCAGATGGAAGAATGAGAGCTGTACTGAAAGAAATCCCTTCATCTGTTATGATG ATAAATTTATCCTGATCAAAGAGAAGATGAACTGGGAGGACGCCTTGTACTACTGCAGAGAGAACCACCATGACCTGGTCACCATCACCAACATGGATGATCAGAGATGGATCCAGGAGAAAGTCCAGAACGCATCGACTAGTTATGTCTGGACGGGTCTGCGCTACACCTGCACTCTAGATTTGTGGTTCTGGGTCAGTGATGAGGTGGTCAGCTATAAGAACTGGGCCGAAGGTGAACCGGTGGACAAATGTGACATGTCTGGAGCCATGGAGACGGGAGGAAAACAtcagtggaggaagaaaaacgATCTTGaggaatttaatttcatttgttctaaaaagtaa